A genomic region of Solanum dulcamara chromosome 2, daSolDulc1.2, whole genome shotgun sequence contains the following coding sequences:
- the LOC129880018 gene encoding prolycopene isomerase, chloroplastic, translating to MALRFLPFSPLFNFSSTNRKRSVFTRNEVSTSATLASKQPIPGKPEADIVVIGSGIGGLCCAGLLARYGQDVLVLESHDVAGGAAHSFDIKGYKFDSGPSLFSGFQSRGPQANPLAQVLDALGESIPCVNYDSWMVYVPEGEFLSRIGPTEFFKDLEKYAGADSAREWRKLLDAILPISAAAMALPPLSIRGDLGVISTAAARYAPSLLKSFAQMGPEGALGATKLLRPFSEIIDSLGIKDPFIRNWLDLLAFLLAGVKTNGILSAEMVYMFSEWYKPGCTLEYPLHGSGAIVDALVRGLQKFGGRISLKSHVENIVVEKGRAVGVKLRDGQFVRAKKAVVSNASMWDTLSLLPPEVVPKSYQEGIETTQQCESFMHLHLGFDAEGISDDLGIHHIVVNDWDRGVDADQNVVLISVPSVLSPDLAPPGKHVLHAYTPGTEPFEIWEGLDRRSNEYKNLKAERSEVMWKAVEKALGPGFNRDKCDVKLVGTPLTHQRFLRRNRGTYGPAILAGKGTFPGHSTPIPQLMCCGDSTFPGIGVPAVAASGAIVANSLVSVTEHSRLLDAIGI from the exons GCAAGCCAGAAGCAGATATCGTTGTTATTGGGAGCGGTATAGGTGGGCTATGTTGTGCTGGACTTCTTGCTAGGTATGGCCAAGATGTTTTAGTACTGGAAAGCCATGATGTAGCTGGAGGTGCAGCTCACTCGTTCGATATTAAAGGGTACAAATTTGACTCTGGTCCATCATTGTTCTCCGGTTTTCAATCAAGAGGTCCTCAGGCAAATCCATTAGCACAG GTTCTTGATGCGTTAGGTGAATCGATTCCCTGTGTCAATTATGACTCGTGGATGGTATACGTACCAGAAGGTGAATTCCTGTCACGCATTGGCCCAACAGAGTTTTTTAAG GATCTGGAGAAGTATGCAGGAGCAGATTCAGCGAGAGAGTGGAGGAAACTTCTT GACGCAATACTTCCAATTTCAGCAGCTGCTATGGCTCTTCCTCCACTATCTATCCGAGGGGACTTGGGTGTTATTTCCACTGCTGCCGCTAGATATGCACCTTCTCTGTTAAAATCTTTCGCTCAAATGGGGCCTGAAGGAGCCCTTGGTGCTACCAAGCTTCTCAGGCCCTTTTCGGAAATCATTGATTCTTTGGGGATAAAGGACCCTTTTATACGAAATTGGCTGGATCTCCTAGCCTTCTTGCTTGCCGGGGTCAAAACTAATGGCATACTCTCAGCAGAAATG GTGTACATGTTCTCAGAATGGTATAAGCCAGGTTGTACTCTAGAATATCCACTTCATGGAAGTGGAGCAATTGTTGATGCTCTTGTTCGAGGATTACAAAAGTTTGGTGGACGGATTTCTCTCAAGAGTCACGTAGAAAATATAGTCGTTGAAAAGGGTCGAGCGGTTGGAGTCAAACTAAGAGATGGCCAA TTTGTCCGTGCCAAGAAGGCTGTAGTCAGCAATGCATCTATGTGGGATACGCTGAGTTTATTGCCTCCAGAAGTTGTCCCGAAATCATACCAGGAAGGGATTGAAACGACCCAACAGTGTGAATCATTCATGCATCTGCATTTGGGTTTTGATGCAGAG GGTATATCTGATGACCTGGGAATCCATCATATAGTAGTTAATGACTGGGACCGAGGGGTTGATGCTGATCAGAACGTTGTGCTGATATCTGTGCCAAGCGTGCTTAGTCCAGATCTTGCTCCACCTGGAAAGCATGTTTTGCATGCTTATACCCCTGGAACTGAGCCATTTGAAATTTGGGAAGGTCTTGATCGCCGAAGCAATGAGTACAAAAACCTCAAGGCTGAAAGATCCGAG GTAATGTGGAAGGCTGTAGAGAAAGCACTTGGGCCAGGGTTTAATCGCGATAAGTGTGATGTGAAATTAGTGGGAACTCCATTAACACATCAAAGATTTCTTAGAAGAAACAGAGGGACCTATGGGCCAGCTATATTAGCAG GTAAAGGCACATTTCCTGGACACTCAACACCAATTCCACAACTCATGTGTTGTGGGGACTCTACTTTTCCTGGTATTGGAGTACCTGCAGTTGCTGCTAGTGGTGCCATTGTCGCGAATTCATTGGTTTCTGTGACAGAACATTCTCGGCTTCTTGATGCTATTGGGATATGA